Proteins encoded by one window of Corythoichthys intestinalis isolate RoL2023-P3 chromosome 20, ASM3026506v1, whole genome shotgun sequence:
- the LOC130909063 gene encoding uncharacterized protein LOC130909063: protein MASPLPSSSRLFCSVCCMYSEHPGSFVEDSSSCRKCSLVSGLETRVSELEARLCTLETKASPSYSQVVAGRACSSRIASAVSPPASPVQPGEIKEGFVTVRGKRSGKRTTLVHQQLHVSNRFAPLSDTPAEPDTLVIGSSIVRDVKHPAVSVRCYPGARVGDIEGNLRLLKQSRKRFRRIVIHAGGNDARRRQSEVLKINVASVCELAKSMADTVVFSGPLPNLVNDEMYSRFSSFNRWLSRWCPENDIVFVDNWHAFWGKPGLMRRDGIHPTWDGAALLTRNLAAKLSLPK, encoded by the coding sequence ATGGCTAGCCCTCTGCCTTCGTCCTCCCGTCTTTTCTGCTCAGTGTGCTGTATGTATAGCGAGCACCCTGGCTCCTTCGTCGAGGACAGTAGTAGCTGTAGGAAGTGTAGCTTAGTCTCAGGGTTGGAGACCAGGGTTTCTGAGCTAGAAGCACGGCTCTGCACTCTAGAGACGAAAGCTAGTCCTAGCTATAGCCAGGTAGTGGCAGGTCGTGCTTGCAGTAGTAGGATTGCTAGCGCAGTTAGCCCCCCAGCGAGCCCCGTGCAGCCGGGGGAAATTAAGGAGGGATTTGTGACTGTACGGGGGAAGCGCAGTGGTAAACGCACAACCTTAGTGCACCAGCAGCTTCACGTCAGCAATAGGTTTGCCCCCCTCAGCGACACACCGGCTGAACCAGACACTCTCGTAATTGGAAGCTCCATAGTTAGAGACGTGAAGCACCCGGCGGTGTCTGTCAGGTGTTACCCAGGGGCCAGAGTCGGTGACATCGAAGGAAACCTCAGACTCTTAAAGCAGAGTAGGAAGAGGTTCCGCCGTATCGTGATTCACGCAGGCGGTAACGACGCCCGGCGGAGACAGTCTGAGGTGCTTAAAATAAACGTAGCCTcggtgtgtgaacttgctaagtcgatggcggacaccgtagttttctctggtcctctgcctaatttggtcaatgatgagatgtactctagattctcatcatttaaccgctggttgtctagatggtgcccagaaaacgatatagtctttgttgataactggcacgcgttttggggcaagcccgggctcatgcgccgagacggcattcatccgacttgggacggtgctgctctcttaactcgaaatttggccgccaaactaagtctcccaaagtga